TTGATACCACAAACAACGAACAACGGACAACAGCGCCCCCCGTCACCTCGGTTCGGTCACCGTCGCCATACGATCCGGGGTGACGAGATTGTTGCCCCACACGCGTCCGGAGGGAAACTTCACCTCCACCGACACCGGGCCGTTCCACGTACCCAGGCCGAACTCGACCGGGAGCGAGTGCTGATTGCCGGTCCCCTTCCCGCCCTGCACCTCGGCCATCTGCCTGAGCGACCCCGCGGTCACGGTCACGCGGGCCCCGATCGCGGACCGATTGCTCGCGGTCCCCACCGCGCGGATGTGAATCCAGTGGTTCGTGTTTCCGTCGTTGCGTAACAACCGTACCCCGTCCCAACTCCCGACCGCAAGGTCCAGATCGCCGTCCCCGTCGATGTCGGCATAGGCCGCGCCCCATCCGTTGTCCACCCCGGCTCCCGCCAGCCACGTCACGTCCGTGAAGGTTCCGTTCCCGTCGTTGCGATACAGCGTGCTGCGCCGCCCCGCGTAGATCGCGGTCACGTAGAGATCCGGATCACCGTCGTTGTCGTAGTCGCCCCATGCGGGTTCGCTCGCGGTCTCGTCGAACACCAACCCGGCGGCGTCAAAGTGGTCGTCGAAACGCGGGGGCGAGCCGCTCTCATTCACCAGCAACTGGCTGAGATCGGAATAGCCGATGTAGCGCGGATGCGCCAGGTTCGCCAGAAATGCGTCCAGGTCGCCGTCGCGATCGAAGTCAGCCCACTCAGCGCCGATCGAGTGTCCGAACGCGCCTTCCTGTTCCTGGCCCTCGACCCCGGCGGCTCGGGCCACGTTCTCGAACGTCCCGTCGCGCCGATTGCGCCAGAGGAAATTGGGGTCCAGGCGATAGTTCGTCACGAGAATATCCGCCCACCCGTCGTTGTCGAAATCGCCCCAAGCCACGCCGCGGCCGCACATGGGCTCGGCGCTCACGACTCCGGCCGCCGCACTGACGTCCTCGAACCGCACGCCGCCGGCGTTGCGCAGCAAATGATCCGGCTCGCAGATCCCCAGACTCACGGCACGATTGCGCGGCAGCTCGTACGCCGCCACGTAGAGATCGACGAACCCGTCGCGATCGTAGTCCCCCCAACCCGCGGCTTCAGCGGGAACGCCGCGCGAGAGGCCTGACGGCAGCCACCCGTCCGGCGAGTGGAACGCGGAGCCGTCGCGATTGATCCAAATCGCCCCGTCCGCGCCCTGCACGCCGGGTTTACCGTTCCCCGTGGTGAACAGGTCCAATCGGCCGTCATTGTTCACGTCGGCCCACACCGCACCGTTTCCGCCCGCGTTGGAGGACAACCCCGCGTCCTGAGTCGTCTCCGTAAAGCGGCCCTGCCCGTCGTTGCGAAACAGCCGCCGACCGTCGACAATCAGGTCCTCCGCGCCGTCACCGGTGTAATCGCCCCACGCGACTCGTCCACCCTTGATCCCGGCCAACCCCGTCTGCTCGGTGACGTCGGTAAAGGTGGTCACCCCGGCGTCGCGGGCCGCGGACCGCCACGGCTCCGGATCACCCACCGCAACCACGCCAAGCTTCACGGCCAGGCGCGTGAAGGCCACCGGGGCGTCCTCCACCAGCGTTCCCGCCTCCAGCGAGGCCTGATAGGCAGCCAGCGCTTCGCGCTGCGAGCCCTGGGCCTCGAGCCACCGCCCGCGGTGGTACGACAGCCGGTGATCACGGGGCAGAAACCGCTGCGCGCGCTCGAACGCCGCGTTCGCTTCCTCGAGGCGACCGAGTTGGAAGAGCCCCCAACCCAACGTGTCGTGGTACCGCCCGCGCGCCTCATCCAACATCTGTTGCCACCGGGTCATCGTGACGTACGGCAACTTGTCTCGGAGATCGGGCTTGTCCAGCGCCGTCAACGCCTGTTGGACGCGGGCGAGCGCCCACTCCAGGTCCACGCCGCGGTCGATGGACCAGTAGCCCGCCGAGAAATTGAGATTGCGGTTCTCCGCATCCCGCCGGAGGAGACGCCGCGCTTCGCGCCGAAACTCCTCCACCGGCCGCTGCCGGGCCGTCCAACTCAGGTGATACTGATACAAGAGATTTCGATAGACCGATTCCGGGAACGCGCGAAGAAACGCGTCCACCAACCGTCGGCGCTCCGGCGCGTCAGCCTCGGCCAACACCGCCTCGAACACCTCCACGTCCAGGTCCTCACCGGTCTCGCCTCTCGGGGGATGCTTCAACAGCCGGAGCAGCACCTGGTCCGCCGCCGCGGAATCGTTCAGGCCGTCGTAGCCGTTGTACGCCGCGATCAATCGCGACGCGCGGCGCGAAGCGCCGGCGAGCCACGCATCCACCTCCCCGCGCACCTCGGTTTGGACGTCCTCCGAATACCCGGCCTGCATCAGGCGGGCCGCCCACCACCCGGACCGTGCCTCGTGGTTCTCCGCCTGCACTTCCAGCGCCGCGGCATACTCGCCCACCGCGTCGTCGTATCGGCCCATACGAAAGTAGGCGCCGCCCAAGCGTTGATGCAGGACCGAAGCCCGTGGTTCAAGCTCCAGCAGGGTTTCGTAGCGCCGCACCGCCTCGGCGTGGTCGCGTCGGTACATCGCGGCGTCCCCCTCCGCGATGGCCACGCGAATCCCCTCGGGAACCGCGGTCGGCGGATTCAGCTCGGTCGCGGGAGCGCACGCAGCCGCCAGTGCGCTGAAGACGACGATGAGAAGGCGGCTGGTGATTGCGGACGGTCCCGGGCGTCAGGGGTTGACCGAGATGATCCCCCACATCTGGAAGTGGATGGCGCAGTAGTAATAGTAGGCCGTGGGGTTGGTGAACTGATGTTCGAACGAGGTGCCCGGATCCAGGCGGTGGTAGATCTCCAGTTCTTTGCCGTTGGACTCGGGCTTGGCCGTCACGATCATGTGCATCTGGGTATCATTGTTGGACCATCGCACACGGTCGCCCTGGCTGATCGAAAGCGCCTGGGGAGCGAAGAGGAAACTGTCGGCCGCAATCGACACCTGGTGCACGGCCGATTCGTCCGGTCTCGCCGCCGACGCCGTCATGAGGACGCCCAAGGCAGCGGCCGCGGCGACGAGCCGCTTCACTCCGGTCACGGACAATGCCCCATCGCGGATGCGGTTATACCTCAGACGCGCGGAGCGGGTCAACTCGGCGCTTTCGCGACCTTTATGCCGCGACGCCGAATGCGGTCTGGTCGATCGGCCAGGTGAAGGAGAAAACCGCACCGGCGCCTTGGGCCGACCGCACGTCTACCGCGCCCCCGGCCTGCTCGACGATCTTCTTCACGATTGCCAACCCCACCCCGGTGCCTTCGACGTCCACGTCCTGTAGTCGCTGGAAGATGACGAAGATCTTGTCGTGGTACCTGGGATCGATCCCGATGCCGTTGTCCGCCACCTCGAACCGCACGAATCGCTGCTCGTACCCGCAACGGATGGAGATACACGGCGCCGGCTGATCCCCCAGGAACTTGATCGCGTTGCTGACCAGATTCTGAAAGACTTGTTTGAGCTGAATCCGATCGGCCACGACCACGGGCAGATCCCCGACCTCGACGCGGATTCCTCTGGACGTCAGCGTGTCCGTATACAACGCCAGCACGTCTTCCACCAGTGGTCCGACCGCGACCCGTTCTCGGCAGATCGTGGTTCGGCCAACGCGCGAGAGCGTCAACAGGTCCTGGATCAGGTCTCCCATATGAACGACGTTGCGTTGGAGACGACGCAGGTATTGCCGTCCCTGATCATCCAGTCGGTCGCCGTAGTCCTCGCTGAGGATCGCGGCCAGGCCCTGCAGGGCGACCACCGGACTCTTGAGATCGTGCGACACCGTCGACGTGAAGGTATCCAACTCCTGGTTGCGCCGAGCGAGTTCCGCCGTCCGCTCGCTGACGCGCGCTTCCAGCGTGGCGTTCGCCCGGTTGAGCTCCGCCAGTTGACTCCGCAACGCGTCGGCCATCCGGTTGAACGCCGACGCCAAACTCGCCAGCTCGTCGCGACCGCTCACCTCAAGGCGGGTGGGCACCGCGACGTTCCACTCGCCGTCGGCCATTCGTCGGGCCGCGTGTGAGAGCACGCGAATCGGTCCCACCAGGGACCGTGCGATCAACAAACTGATGAGCACAGCCAGGACCAGCGCGGCGCCGAACAGCCCCCACGCCGCAACGACCGTCACCGTCAGCCGACGCCGGAGGTCCGCCGTACTCTGCAGCACCATCGCGTCGAGACTGTCTTCCAAGCCCGCCATCTGACGGTCGATTTGATCCGCCACCGTGCTGAAGGCGAGAAACGAGTCGACGGAACGACTCTGCCGGAGGGCGGCGAACGCGTTCGCCAACCGCCGGCTCAGGATCTCGAGCTGTTGAAGATCTTGCAGCAAACGCGGACGCACGGTGGAGGAGGCCAGCGCGGTCAGGTGCCGTACCTGGGGCTGAATGCCGCCCAGTTCTCGGACGATGTCGGCGCCGATCGACTGGGCGCGCTCAAGCGGAGCCCGGTCCCTCGGATCGATCAAAAGGCGGAGTGCGATGGCATCCATCTCGACCAAGAGGTGATCGACGCGACCGGTCATTGCCTTCTCCTGGATCTGCACCGCGTCGATGGTGGCGACCATTTCCCGAACCCGAACCAGTTGAACGCCGGCCAGGATGACCGCCCCTCCCATGCAGGCGAGAATCGCCGAGAAGCCGAGGATCAGCCGTCGCCGGATCGGCAGCCGACGAATGGCGCGAACCCCGAACCAGTCGTTGAACGCAGCCCGTCCCGCCACGGATTACGCGACCTCTTCGATGAGGGTGGATCCCGCGTGCGACGTGTTCGTGGGAAGCGTTTCGGTCAACGGTTCGAAGACCAGGGCCCGTTCGGGACGGCGGTCGACGAGCAGGGCGTTCATCGCCGTCGCCGCCCCCCCCGGGTCAAGCCCTCGGCCGGGTGGACAGCCGATTGATGAGGAACCAATACTGTTCGATCTGTTGGATCTTCTCGGAGAATTCGTCGAATCGAACGGGTTTGGTCACGAAGCTGTTGGCTCCCAACTCGAAACTCCTGCGGACCTCCTCCTCCCGCCCCGAGGTCGTCAACATCACGACTGGAATTACCCGCAGGGTCGGATCGCCCTTGATCTCGCTGAGCACCTCCAGCCCGCTGCACTTGGGGAGATTGACGTCCAGCAGCACCAGACCAGGGAGCGGCTTTCCGGCGTGGTCGGCATAGGCGTTCCGGCGGTACAGCAAGTCCATGGCCTCGATGCCGTCGCGAACCCATAGGACGGAATTGGCCAATTTGCCCTTGCGCAGCGTTCGAATCGTCAACTCGGCGTGGTCCGGGTTGTCTTCCACCAATAGAATGTCAACTTTCTCCTGCGTGTCCATACCCCCTCGGCGGTGCGCCCCAAGACCATCATACCGGGACCCTCGATTTTGTCGAGGGAAGAACCTTCATGGTAGAATACGGCCGGTTTAGAAGTCATTTGAACCAACACCACCGTCGAGGAGGGCACCGCGCACCGATGAAAAACTTGAAGGGTCTCTTGTTGCTGGTTCTGGCTAACACGCTGATTTTCATCACCCTGTCGATCACGTTCACAGTCCTGGTCCAGATCGTCCTACCCGCGTTCGGGATCGATCTCCGGGGATCCGTCAACCAGTCGTTGTTGCTGTGGTCTTTTGTGATCGGATTCGGCGGCGCCTTCGTGAGCCTCCTGACGTCCAAACACCTCGCTCGAGCCGGGCTCCGGGCGGTTCGCATCACCCAACCGAGGACCACGGAGGAACAACTCGTGTACCGCGCGGTCGAGGACCTCTC
This sequence is a window from Nitrospirota bacterium. Protein-coding genes within it:
- a CDS encoding FG-GAP-like repeat-containing protein; amino-acid sequence: MAIAEGDAAMYRRDHAEAVRRYETLLELEPRASVLHQRLGGAYFRMGRYDDAVGEYAAALEVQAENHEARSGWWAARLMQAGYSEDVQTEVRGEVDAWLAGASRRASRLIAAYNGYDGLNDSAAADQVLLRLLKHPPRGETGEDLDVEVFEAVLAEADAPERRRLVDAFLRAFPESVYRNLLYQYHLSWTARQRPVEEFRREARRLLRRDAENRNLNFSAGYWSIDRGVDLEWALARVQQALTALDKPDLRDKLPYVTMTRWQQMLDEARGRYHDTLGWGLFQLGRLEEANAAFERAQRFLPRDHRLSYHRGRWLEAQGSQREALAAYQASLEAGTLVEDAPVAFTRLAVKLGVVAVGDPEPWRSAARDAGVTTFTDVTEQTGLAGIKGGRVAWGDYTGDGAEDLIVDGRRLFRNDGQGRFTETTQDAGLSSNAGGNGAVWADVNNDGRLDLFTTGNGKPGVQGADGAIWINRDGSAFHSPDGWLPSGLSRGVPAEAAGWGDYDRDGFVDLYVAAYELPRNRAVSLGICEPDHLLRNAGGVRFEDVSAAAGVVSAEPMCGRGVAWGDFDNDGWADILVTNYRLDPNFLWRNRRDGTFENVARAAGVEGQEQEGAFGHSIGAEWADFDRDGDLDAFLANLAHPRYIGYSDLSQLLVNESGSPPRFDDHFDAAGLVFDETASEPAWGDYDNDGDPDLYVTAIYAGRRSTLYRNDGNGTFTDVTWLAGAGVDNGWGAAYADIDGDGDLDLAVGSWDGVRLLRNDGNTNHWIHIRAVGTASNRSAIGARVTVTAGSLRQMAEVQGGKGTGNQHSLPVEFGLGTWNGPVSVEVKFPSGRVWGNNLVTPDRMATVTEPR
- a CDS encoding plastocyanin/azurin family copper-binding protein, with the protein product MTGVKRLVAAAAALGVLMTASAARPDESAVHQVSIAADSFLFAPQALSISQGDRVRWSNNDTQMHMIVTAKPESNGKELEIYHRLDPGTSFEHQFTNPTAYYYYCAIHFQMWGIISVNP
- a CDS encoding ATP-binding protein, encoding MAGRAAFNDWFGVRAIRRLPIRRRLILGFSAILACMGGAVILAGVQLVRVREMVATIDAVQIQEKAMTGRVDHLLVEMDAIALRLLIDPRDRAPLERAQSIGADIVRELGGIQPQVRHLTALASSTVRPRLLQDLQQLEILSRRLANAFAALRQSRSVDSFLAFSTVADQIDRQMAGLEDSLDAMVLQSTADLRRRLTVTVVAAWGLFGAALVLAVLISLLIARSLVGPIRVLSHAARRMADGEWNVAVPTRLEVSGRDELASLASAFNRMADALRSQLAELNRANATLEARVSERTAELARRNQELDTFTSTVSHDLKSPVVALQGLAAILSEDYGDRLDDQGRQYLRRLQRNVVHMGDLIQDLLTLSRVGRTTICRERVAVGPLVEDVLALYTDTLTSRGIRVEVGDLPVVVADRIQLKQVFQNLVSNAIKFLGDQPAPCISIRCGYEQRFVRFEVADNGIGIDPRYHDKIFVIFQRLQDVDVEGTGVGLAIVKKIVEQAGGAVDVRSAQGAGAVFSFTWPIDQTAFGVAA
- a CDS encoding response regulator, which encodes MDTQEKVDILLVEDNPDHAELTIRTLRKGKLANSVLWVRDGIEAMDLLYRRNAYADHAGKPLPGLVLLDVNLPKCSGLEVLSEIKGDPTLRVIPVVMLTTSGREEEVRRSFELGANSFVTKPVRFDEFSEKIQQIEQYWFLINRLSTRPRA